One segment of Alnus glutinosa chromosome 2, dhAlnGlut1.1, whole genome shotgun sequence DNA contains the following:
- the LOC133859185 gene encoding secreted RxLR effector protein 161-like, whose product MKNCSASVAPIIKGDKFSNDQCPRNALEQEQMKNIPYASAIGSLLYAQVCTRPDIAMAVGMLGRYQSNPEMEHWKAAKKVMRYLQGTKDYGLTFRHTDHLEVVGYSDLDFTGCVDSRKSTSGYIFLLAGGAISWRSNKQTIIATFIMEIEFIACYEATTQALWRKIISHLINNEGP is encoded by the exons ATGAAGAACTGTTCGGCTTCTGTAGCACCTatcattaaaggagacaaattcagTAATGATCAATGTCCCCGAAATGCATTAGAACAGGAGCAGATGAAAAACATTCCATATGCATCTGCAATTGGCAGTCTATTGTATGCACAAGTTTGCACTAGACCTGACATTGCGATGGCAGTTGGAATGTTGGGTCGATATCAAAGTAACCCAGAAATGGAACATTGGAAAGCTGCAAAGAAAGTCATGCGGTATTTGCAAGGAACAAAGGACTACGGTTTGACATTCAGACACACtgaccatttggaggtggttgggtATTCAGATTTAGATTTTACtggatgtgtagatagtagaaaatctACTTCAGGGTATATCTTTCTCTTGGCTGGAGGGGCTATATCCTGGAGAAGTAACAAGCAAACTATAATTGCTACATTTATAATGGAAATAGAATTTATTGCatgctatgaagccactacacaggcgctatg GAGGAAAATAATCAGTCATCTAATTAATAAcgagggtccctag